One window from the genome of Cryptomeria japonica chromosome 6, Sugi_1.0, whole genome shotgun sequence encodes:
- the LOC131036225 gene encoding sugiol synthase-like — MKKRSEYLPPGPPGWPIVGNLLQLGKNPNESMWALSQKYDPLMTLSLGMKTAVVVSSSEMAKEIFKTHDKSFAGRPVLEAVTVLSHHKSSIVFAQYGDYWRKLRRIATTELFSTSRLQALQHLRRDQGLNLMSSAIFSKNFFDPNNPDSAELRNTFTESLRLAGIPNLADFYPFLRFLDPQGVSRGVTVHNKRLHKLLDVFIQDRLAARRRGVDLP, encoded by the exons atgaagaaaagaaGTGAATATCTTCCTCCCGGACCTCCTGGCTGGCCTATTGTGGGAAACCTTCTACAGCTGGGGAAAAACCCAAATGAATCAATGTGGGCTCTTTCTCAGAAATACGACCCTCTCATGACTCTCTCTCTCGGCATGAAAACTGCTGTGGTGGTTTCATCCTCTGAAATGGCAAAGGAGATCTTCAAAACCCACGACAAAAGCTTTGCAGGACGGCCTGTGTTAGAAGCAGTCACGGTTCTTTCTCACCACAAATCCTCAATAGTGTTTGCTCAGTATGGAGATTACTGGAGGAAATTGAGGCGAATCGCCACCACAGAGCTTTTCTCTACCAGCAGACTCCAAGCGCTACAACATCTCAGAAGAGATCAA GGTCTCAATCTCATGAGCAGCGCCATCTTCAGTAAGAACTTTTTCGATCCCAACAATCCAGACTCTGCAGAATTGAGGAACACTTTTACTGAGTCGCTGAGGTTGGCCGGAATACCCAATTTGGCCGACTTTTATCCATTTTTGAGATTCCTGGACCCTCAGGGCGTGAGCCGTGGTGTGACCGTCCATAATAAGCGACTACATAAGTTGTTAGATGTATTCATACAAGATCGGCTGGCGGCGAGGAGGAGAGGCGTGGATCTTCCCTAG
- the LOC131856067 gene encoding (S)-N-methylcoclaurine 3'-hydroxylase isozyme 1-like, with product MEMQWVIWLSALVSSVLTCFLLDLTVKRKNKSKANLPPGPPAWPIVGNLLQLGKKPNESLWALSQQYGPLMTLSLGMKTAVVVSSPEMAKEVFKTHDQNFAGRTLIEAAKVNSHHESSIVFAQYGDYWRKMRRIATTELFTPTRLQALQHLRRDQVSQTIRMVFEKRGKTLNIKHLVFYEGLNLMSNIIFSKNLFDPTNPDSVELRNAFNESLRLAGKPNLADFYPFLRFLDPQGVSRDLGVVFKRLNNYLDVVIQDRLAARRKGVGLPKEKDFLNILLDSTAHDFTLENIRALITELLTTGSDTTTTTVEWAMVELIANPHVMKQAQEELEEIIGLNRRVEESDIDHLPYLHAIVKEVLRLHPTLPLALPHRADNSCEVAGYMIPKHTMVIVNVWAIGRDPKIWKEPLKFMPERFFNGENSKMTYKGQDFELIPFGAGRRICLGLPLAHQMLHFTIASLIHSFNWSLPRGMNYEKIDMSDTFGMVLKKAIELHAISTPRLPDHLY from the exons ATGGAAATGCAATGGGTGATTTGGCTTTCTGCACTGGTAAGCAGTGTGCTGACATGTTTCTTATTAGATTTAACGGTAAAAAGAAAGAATAAGAGCAAGGCAAATCTTCCTCCTGGACCTCCTGCCTGGCCTATTGTAGGAAACCTTCTTCAACTAGGGAAAAAACCGAATGAATCTCTGTGGGCTCTTTCTCAGCAATACGGCCCGCTCATGACTCTTTCTCTTGGCATGAAAACTGCTGTGGTGGTTTCCTCCCCTGAAATGGCAAAGGAGGTCTTCAAAACCCACGACCAAAACTTTGCAGGCCGGACTCTGATAGAAGCAGCAAAGGTTAATTCTCACCACGAATCATCAATAGTGTTTGCTCAGTATGGAGATTACTGGCGGAAGATGAGGCGCATTGCTACCACAGAGCTCTTCACTCCCACAAGACTCCAAGCGCTACAACATCTCAGAAGAGATCAAGTCTCTCAGACAATTCGAATGGTCTTCGAGAAGAGAGGAAAGACTCTGAACATTAAACATCTGGTGTTCTACGAGGGTCTCAATCTCATGAGCAACATCATCTTCAGTAAGAACTTGTTCGATCCCACCAATCCAGACTCTGTGGAATTGAGGAACGCTTTTAATGAATCGTTGAGGTTGGCCGGAAAACCTAACCTGGCCGACTTTTATCCGTTTCTGAGATTCCTTGATCCTCAGGGTGTGAGCCGTGATCTGGGCGTCGTATTTAAGCGACTAAACAACTACTTGGATGTAGTCATACAAGATCGGCTGGCGGCGAGGAGAAAAGGCGTGGGTCTTCCCAAGGAAAAGGACTTTCTGAACATTCTGCTCGATTCGACTGCCCATGATTTCACTCTAGAGAATATCAGAGCTTTAATTACT GAACTTTTGACTACTGGTAGTGATACCACTACTACAACAGTAGAATGGGCTATGGTGGAACTCATTGCTAATCCTCATGTAATGAAACAAGcacaagaagaattagaagagataattggtttgaaTCGAAGAGTGGAAGAATCTGACATAGATCATCTACCTTATCTCCATGCTATAGTGAAAGAAGTTTTACGACTACATCCTACACTACCTTTGGCACTACCTCATAGAGCAGATAACTCATGTGAGGTGGCTGGGTATATGATACCCAAGCATACCATGGTGATTGTAAATGTGTGGGCAATTGGAAGAGATCCTAAGATTTGGAAGGAACCTTTAAAATTTATGCCAGAGAGGTTTTTCAATGGTGAGAATAGTAAAATGACATATAAGGGACAAGATTTTGAGTTGATACCATTTGGAGCTGGAAGAAGAATATGCTTAGGACTTCCTTTGGCTCATCAAATGCTTCATTTTACTATTGCTTCTTTAATCCATTCATTTAATTGGAGCCTTCCAAGAGGGATGAATTATGAGAAAATAGACATGAGTGACACCTTTGGAATGGTATTGAAGAAGGCTATAGAATTGCATGCAATCTCCACACCAAGATTACCAGACCATCTGTATTAA